The Bdellovibrio bacteriovorus genome includes a region encoding these proteins:
- a CDS encoding prenyltransferase, which produces MSELITLSKNSPEFESYLLGTFSKTQRALPVQTLNVNSASETVTFRVLPIESIKKPSSLTVLLQTFKARSFLLILAPLFLVLTKNIAYRTVVDPLTTAIATIGVLLAFIAVNLRNDYMDHMKGVDRVLERSGSRSIQNGWVTAFQVKNYSTVLLSLAILCALPIIFAFPEVAGVIFLSLIIGLWAQFKKQNSFKYQIGGEFALFLMLGPLLTVGYQLAMGAGFDWESVWLGCLWGWLVLFVVQLKNFMNIFPSAQAGFTNTVNWLGFDKSRRLLAVWWILFLGFNLLFHVKYAGFYWGFYLSLVLVFLSFSFIYKLKNISSPVGSELRAVFKAGFYLFLITIGLWVFECLWYLGT; this is translated from the coding sequence GTGAGTGAATTGATCACGCTTTCCAAGAATTCTCCTGAGTTTGAATCTTACTTGCTGGGCACATTCTCAAAAACTCAGCGCGCTCTTCCCGTGCAAACACTGAACGTAAACTCGGCGTCTGAAACAGTGACATTTCGTGTTTTGCCTATTGAAAGCATCAAGAAACCTTCTTCATTGACCGTGCTTTTGCAAACTTTCAAAGCGCGCAGTTTTTTACTGATTTTGGCGCCCTTGTTTTTGGTGTTAACAAAGAACATTGCCTACCGCACCGTCGTAGACCCTTTAACGACGGCTATTGCGACCATCGGCGTTTTGTTAGCTTTTATCGCCGTGAATTTGCGGAACGACTACATGGACCATATGAAGGGTGTGGATCGTGTGCTTGAAAGAAGTGGCAGCCGTTCAATCCAAAACGGGTGGGTGACGGCTTTTCAAGTCAAAAATTATTCGACGGTGCTTTTAAGCCTCGCGATTCTGTGCGCTCTTCCCATCATCTTTGCGTTCCCCGAAGTTGCAGGCGTGATTTTTTTAAGCCTGATTATCGGATTGTGGGCGCAGTTTAAAAAACAGAATTCATTCAAGTATCAAATCGGCGGAGAATTTGCGCTCTTCTTGATGCTGGGGCCATTGTTAACCGTCGGATATCAGCTTGCTATGGGAGCTGGTTTTGACTGGGAAAGCGTGTGGCTGGGCTGCCTTTGGGGCTGGCTCGTTCTTTTCGTCGTTCAATTGAAAAACTTCATGAACATCTTTCCAAGTGCACAGGCGGGCTTCACAAATACTGTGAACTGGCTAGGTTTTGATAAAAGCCGTCGTCTGTTGGCGGTTTGGTGGATCTTGTTTTTAGGTTTCAATCTGCTCTTCCATGTGAAGTACGCAGGATTCTATTGGGGATTTTATTTATCTTTGGTTTTAGTTTTTCTTTCTTTTAGTTTTATCTATAAGCTTAAAAATATTTCCAGTCCTGTTGGCAGCGAACTGCGTGCCGTTTTCAAAGCGGGATTTTATCTTTTCCTGATCACCATAGGCCTGTGGGTATTTGAATGTCTGTGGTATCTGGGAACGTAA
- a CDS encoding AMP-binding protein, translating to MASAQEKLDLYSDKNEILLNPRLPKEDYEALYSLAVAIQDERKLTGHVWIATSGSTADSAARTKLVALSKEALRSSASAVNFHLQSTSQDVWTQVLPPFHVGGLGIEVRAELSGAKVISALKEGRWDVHHFYEILKSEKCTLSALVPTQVYDLVSHSYQAPSTLRAIIVGGGAFEAELFKKARSLGWPVLPSYGMTETASQIATAGLDSLKSGEFPEMHLLSHATARTSEEGFLQVQARSLFTCYAQNTSEGPRSWDPKSDGWFTTEDRGQVIEGALHIQGRSKDYIKIGGEGTNVAQLRSVLENCALALNPSFPLKVTLLDMPSERLGSEIHIVSLLSEAETDNIVKAYSDKVLPFEKPRKVHYVKSIPRSDLGKILWAQLRSLL from the coding sequence ATGGCATCAGCTCAAGAAAAGTTAGATTTATATTCAGATAAAAATGAAATCTTGCTCAACCCGCGTCTTCCTAAAGAAGACTACGAGGCGCTTTATTCCCTGGCAGTTGCTATTCAAGACGAAAGAAAATTGACGGGACATGTCTGGATCGCGACATCGGGATCAACGGCGGATTCGGCGGCTCGGACAAAGCTGGTGGCTCTTTCCAAAGAAGCTTTAAGAAGTTCTGCTTCAGCCGTGAACTTTCATTTACAAAGCACTTCACAGGACGTGTGGACGCAAGTACTTCCGCCTTTTCATGTCGGTGGATTGGGGATTGAAGTGCGAGCCGAGCTTTCGGGTGCGAAAGTCATTTCCGCATTGAAAGAAGGCCGATGGGACGTCCATCACTTTTACGAAATTCTTAAAAGTGAAAAATGCACTTTGTCCGCCCTAGTGCCGACTCAAGTGTACGACCTGGTTTCTCATTCTTATCAAGCGCCTTCGACCTTGCGAGCGATCATCGTGGGTGGAGGCGCTTTTGAAGCAGAGTTATTTAAAAAAGCGCGTTCATTAGGTTGGCCCGTTCTTCCCAGCTATGGAATGACCGAAACGGCTTCGCAAATTGCAACGGCCGGCCTGGATTCGTTAAAAAGCGGCGAGTTTCCAGAAATGCATTTACTTTCGCATGCTACAGCCAGAACCAGTGAAGAAGGTTTTTTACAAGTGCAGGCCCGGTCACTTTTCACATGTTATGCGCAGAACACTTCGGAAGGGCCAAGATCTTGGGACCCCAAGAGCGACGGTTGGTTTACGACGGAAGATCGCGGCCAGGTGATTGAGGGGGCTCTTCATATTCAAGGCCGAAGCAAGGACTACATAAAAATTGGCGGCGAGGGGACCAACGTCGCGCAGTTAAGATCTGTTCTAGAGAATTGCGCCCTGGCTTTGAATCCTAGTTTTCCTTTGAAAGTGACGTTGCTTGATATGCCATCTGAAAGGTTAGGGTCTGAAATTCACATTGTCAGTCTGCTTTCAGAAGCAGAAACTGATAACATAGTGAAAGCCTATTCTGATAAAGTGCTTCCGTTTGAAAAACCTCGCAAGGTTCATTACGTGAAGAGCATTCCACGCAGCGACTTGGGCAAAATTTTGTGGGCGCAATTGAGGAGCTTGTTATGA
- a CDS encoding acyl-CoA thioesterase, whose product MNKIFHTKKTLTFRESDPAGIMFFGNIFGFAHDAFEEFIQAAGYTYQGWFGQRDLIIPIRHTESDFLSPFFPGQTYDIAVTVASFGETSFKMKYVFTQSGKTNAVVHMVHSVVDGKTKQKAALPAEMKSRLEPYLEALKG is encoded by the coding sequence ATGAATAAAATCTTTCACACCAAAAAGACCCTGACTTTCAGGGAATCCGACCCTGCGGGGATCATGTTTTTCGGGAATATTTTCGGGTTCGCCCACGACGCATTTGAAGAGTTTATTCAAGCCGCCGGCTACACTTATCAGGGCTGGTTTGGACAGCGTGACCTGATCATTCCTATTCGCCACACGGAATCTGACTTTTTGTCTCCTTTTTTTCCTGGGCAAACCTACGACATCGCAGTGACGGTGGCGAGTTTTGGTGAAACTTCTTTCAAAATGAAGTATGTTTTCACTCAGTCTGGCAAAACAAACGCGGTGGTTCACATGGTTCATTCTGTCGTCGACGGAAAGACCAAGCAAAAAGCAGCTTTGCCTGCCGAAATGAAATCGCGCTTGGAACCTTACTTGGAAGCATTGAAAGGCTAA
- a CDS encoding (2Fe-2S) ferredoxin domain-containing protein: MIKKEENPWSKGIVLVCTKCHKSISSKSLHEEGNAGENLKTFLKKSFKESGDLSKIRIVTSSCLDVCIDELQALSYASVDGKTETFTVHPEADREELMQMLRQKIKG, from the coding sequence ATGATTAAAAAAGAAGAAAATCCATGGTCGAAGGGCATCGTGCTTGTTTGTACGAAGTGCCACAAATCTATCAGCTCTAAAAGTTTGCACGAAGAAGGCAACGCCGGAGAAAATCTCAAAACTTTTCTAAAAAAATCATTTAAGGAAAGTGGCGATCTCTCTAAAATTCGTATTGTTACTTCGAGCTGTCTTGATGTCTGTATTGATGAGTTGCAAGCTTTATCCTACGCCAGTGTCGACGGGAAGACAGAGACATTCACGGTCCACCCCGAGGCAGACCGTGAAGAGTTGATGCAGATGTTACGTCAGAAAATTAAGGGCTAG
- a CDS encoding L,D-transpeptidase family protein, with protein MKLFLIAFLHTLLLVSTQANAQFTQAARADYLNIIDELDLGDMRNTMLNVGNEGLNPSRYWTTSMEQAWKVGGYWDANLKRQANENFLLLLEDMHGGVVDPSTMGSDIKMSKKSFVSDKQLRVLMYTHGLRSQPLLMSFSPQSAPYISLKEALRRITYYCNNGMWTNLPTPAKKVELGGSDPAIPAWKERLRLLGYKISSVDQTFDTQMMTAINDIQWLNKVVPDGSITASGSTYKYLNTGCIERARQIRLDMEKLRWFPQTFEDRYIYVNLAMTQFNLVDKQTGTSMNFRTINGRTARPSPTMKDKVVYIVINPYWVVPPTIFREDKMEDLKGLSPSQITEYFDSHNYELWNSSFTKRVDPSTVDWNSLDPNSDNLFYIRQRPHLGNALGVLKFMMTNPYAIYLHDTNQRELFADGQRQLSSGCIRLEHPVELAEYLLKGTNWNRSAIEAAMAKPGEVMENDTRVNLQKPIPVYLVFQTSSLNSDGVIRFSEDTYRQGARMLQRGAY; from the coding sequence ATGAAATTGTTTCTAATCGCTTTTCTTCACACGTTGCTGTTGGTGAGTACACAGGCTAACGCGCAATTTACGCAGGCCGCACGCGCAGACTACTTGAACATCATCGATGAACTCGATTTGGGTGACATGCGAAACACGATGCTCAACGTGGGGAATGAGGGGCTGAATCCCAGCCGCTATTGGACGACCTCCATGGAACAAGCCTGGAAGGTCGGAGGCTATTGGGATGCGAATCTGAAGCGCCAGGCGAACGAAAATTTTCTTTTGCTTCTTGAAGACATGCACGGAGGAGTTGTCGATCCAAGCACGATGGGTTCCGACATCAAAATGTCGAAGAAATCTTTTGTCAGCGATAAGCAGCTTCGGGTGCTGATGTACACTCATGGTTTACGCTCACAACCATTGTTGATGAGTTTTTCTCCGCAATCCGCGCCATACATCTCTTTAAAAGAAGCTCTTCGTCGTATCACTTACTACTGTAACAACGGCATGTGGACGAATCTTCCGACACCCGCGAAAAAAGTAGAACTTGGCGGAAGTGATCCGGCGATTCCTGCATGGAAAGAACGTCTGCGTCTTCTGGGATATAAAATCTCTAGCGTGGATCAGACTTTCGATACGCAGATGATGACGGCAATCAATGACATTCAGTGGTTGAACAAAGTCGTGCCGGACGGTTCCATCACGGCCAGTGGAAGTACTTATAAGTATTTAAACACCGGTTGCATTGAAAGAGCTCGTCAGATTCGCTTAGATATGGAAAAGCTTCGTTGGTTCCCACAAACTTTCGAAGATCGTTATATCTATGTGAACTTGGCGATGACTCAATTTAATTTGGTCGACAAACAAACAGGCACGAGTATGAACTTCCGTACGATCAATGGTCGTACCGCGCGTCCTTCACCCACGATGAAGGACAAAGTGGTTTATATCGTGATCAACCCGTATTGGGTCGTGCCGCCGACAATTTTCCGTGAAGATAAAATGGAAGATTTAAAAGGATTAAGCCCTTCACAAATCACAGAGTATTTCGATAGTCATAACTATGAACTTTGGAATAGCTCTTTCACGAAGCGTGTGGATCCTTCAACGGTGGATTGGAACAGTCTGGACCCTAACTCAGATAACTTGTTTTATATTCGTCAGCGTCCTCACTTAGGAAATGCTCTGGGAGTCTTGAAGTTCATGATGACAAATCCTTACGCGATTTATCTGCATGATACAAATCAGCGCGAGCTTTTCGCGGATGGACAGCGACAGTTGAGTTCGGGCTGCATTCGCTTGGAACACCCCGTTGAATTGGCGGAGTATCTTTTGAAAGGGACGAACTGGAATCGCAGTGCTATTGAGGCGGCGATGGCGAAGCCTGGGGAAGTCATGGAAAACGACACCCGCGTTAACTTGCAAAAGCCTATTCCGGTTTATCTCGTGTTCCAGACTTCGAGTTTGAATTCGGATGGGGTTATTCGGTTCTCTGAGGATACTTATCGTCAGGGAGCGCGGATGCTTCAGCGCGGGGCTTACTAG
- a CDS encoding class I SAM-dependent methyltransferase — translation MSVVSGNVSSTRTCILASENALEKAQQWASFLNCPVNPVNKGDFFFHFFVEADRVYVRDQERRLLEIDFDKNHLDYERKGHRGKNELIAKALGVAKGCRKVLDLSVGLAVDSVFLTQLGFQVTGVERSPVLYALLKEAFEKTQKEYLKSYELFYSDSLKFLKEKKGQIEIDSIYFDPMYPHKKKSALPKQEMVVFRDLVGHDDDAVEVLKEALTWPVQRVVVKRPLHAEELLPGVRHAYEGKVVRYDTYVVG, via the coding sequence ATGTCTGTGGTATCTGGGAACGTAAGTTCAACTCGAACTTGTATTTTAGCTTCTGAAAATGCTTTAGAAAAAGCTCAGCAATGGGCTTCCTTTTTAAATTGTCCTGTAAATCCTGTAAATAAAGGCGATTTCTTTTTTCACTTCTTTGTGGAAGCAGACCGTGTGTACGTACGCGATCAGGAACGTCGTCTTTTGGAAATTGACTTTGATAAAAACCATCTGGATTACGAGCGCAAAGGTCATCGCGGTAAAAATGAACTTATCGCAAAGGCTTTGGGCGTCGCTAAGGGCTGTCGAAAAGTTTTGGACCTTTCTGTGGGCCTGGCCGTAGATAGCGTGTTTTTGACTCAACTGGGATTTCAAGTCACCGGCGTTGAAAGATCGCCTGTGCTTTATGCTCTTTTGAAGGAAGCGTTTGAAAAGACTCAGAAAGAGTATCTTAAATCTTACGAACTTTTTTATTCCGATAGTCTGAAATTTTTGAAAGAAAAAAAAGGCCAGATCGAAATCGACAGTATTTATTTTGATCCGATGTATCCCCATAAAAAGAAATCAGCCTTGCCGAAACAAGAGATGGTCGTTTTTCGTGATCTCGTAGGACATGATGACGACGCGGTCGAAGTGCTGAAAGAAGCTCTGACGTGGCCGGTGCAAAGAGTGGTTGTAAAGCGTCCACTGCATGCAGAGGAATTGTTACCCGGGGTTCGTCACGCGTACGAAGGAAAGGTGGTCCGATATGATACTTATGTGGTTGGGTAG
- a CDS encoding YkgJ family cysteine cluster protein: MEEFKFTGDEWWRKGVRFECTGSGKCCTSHGEYGYVFLSLEDRKRFAKHFNMRVGEFTKKYCARSDGIWHLKEDPKNPDCMFLKGKSCGAYEARPTQCRTWPFWPEVMNAKSWAKDVKAFCPGVGRGEVIPAEKIEAQLREQIQSEKGWGK; the protein is encoded by the coding sequence ATGGAAGAGTTCAAATTTACGGGTGATGAATGGTGGCGTAAGGGAGTTCGTTTTGAATGTACGGGCTCTGGAAAATGCTGCACGTCCCATGGTGAATATGGCTATGTCTTTTTAAGTCTTGAAGACCGCAAACGTTTTGCGAAGCACTTCAACATGCGTGTGGGAGAGTTCACAAAAAAATACTGCGCTCGCAGCGACGGCATCTGGCATCTCAAAGAAGATCCAAAAAATCCAGACTGTATGTTTCTTAAAGGAAAAAGCTGCGGAGCTTATGAAGCACGCCCGACTCAATGTCGTACATGGCCCTTCTGGCCTGAAGTGATGAATGCGAAATCTTGGGCCAAAGACGTCAAAGCCTTCTGCCCTGGTGTCGGTCGTGGCGAAGTGATTCCCGCAGAAAAAATTGAAGCGCAATTGCGCGAACAAATTCAAAGTGAGAAGGGTTGGGGCAAATAA
- a CDS encoding polyprenyl synthetase family protein encodes MQRSVIDLKVYDPKDFPAYLPKLNKLYDDLFAGGKGFRAKLIRMMSSNLSLDPKAELLLGQTIEFIHNASLLHDDLIDRSHLRRGKTAAWLKYTPEYAVLAGDYLLARVMVNLSGHGNIKLVQYTAEVISDLLEGEWLQDSVVGDFFVTLEQLDRIHNLKTASLFKWCIRAPFIAQERYDEELHRVLEEMGTLLGQLFQRSDDLLDYDIRNNEGKAILGDLKSGYLNSFGAFVSKGRSRQEIDTLVKSKNLEEYYASIGGKAQFDQKLLEFDEMNKGLIQMYNHHLERLKTFLKPGEEGLIEQLRPLTEILYWRRKPS; translated from the coding sequence TTGCAGCGAAGTGTCATTGATCTTAAAGTCTATGATCCAAAGGATTTTCCGGCTTATTTGCCGAAGCTGAATAAGCTTTATGATGATCTCTTCGCTGGTGGAAAAGGCTTCCGCGCAAAACTCATCCGTATGATGAGTTCCAATCTTTCTTTAGATCCAAAAGCGGAACTTCTTTTAGGCCAAACCATTGAATTCATCCACAATGCTTCTTTGCTTCATGATGATCTTATTGATCGCTCCCATCTTCGCCGTGGCAAAACAGCGGCTTGGTTGAAGTACACTCCTGAATACGCCGTGCTTGCGGGCGATTATCTTTTGGCGCGCGTGATGGTGAATCTTTCCGGCCACGGCAATATCAAGCTTGTTCAATACACAGCGGAAGTGATCTCGGACCTTTTAGAAGGGGAGTGGCTTCAAGATTCTGTGGTGGGTGACTTCTTCGTGACCCTTGAACAATTGGATCGTATTCACAACTTGAAGACAGCCAGCCTGTTTAAGTGGTGTATTCGTGCGCCTTTCATCGCTCAAGAAAGATACGATGAAGAATTGCACCGTGTTCTTGAAGAGATGGGAACTTTGTTGGGACAGCTTTTCCAGCGCAGTGACGATCTTTTGGATTACGACATTCGTAACAACGAAGGCAAAGCCATCCTGGGTGATTTGAAATCAGGGTACTTGAATTCTTTCGGTGCCTTCGTATCTAAGGGCCGCTCTCGACAAGAGATCGACACCTTGGTGAAAAGCAAAAATCTTGAAGAGTATTACGCTAGCATCGGTGGCAAAGCTCAATTCGATCAAAAACTTCTTGAGTTCGACGAAATGAACAAAGGCTTAATCCAAATGTACAACCATCACTTGGAGCGCCTAAAAACTTTCTTAAAACCCGGTGAAGAAGGTTTGATCGAACAACTTCGTCCTTTGACCGAGATTCTTTATTGGAGAAGGAAACCGTCGTGA
- a CDS encoding citrate synthase, with amino-acid sequence MAEVNIYEGALDKGLEGVVACTTKVSFIVGDSLNFRGYTIDDLAENSTFEEVTYLLWNDKMPNAKELETFSATLHKEMALSPEFIKVLKAIPTNVHPMGWLRTAVSLMAHWDSDANDNSPEANLRKSVRLTAKMGTLLCAFDAIRKGQEPVQPKTDKSIAWNMMYMLGGGKEPNAEHVKVMDTCLILHADHELNCSAFATRVTASSLSDLHSAIVSAIGALKGPLHGGANEQVILMLQKIGTMDKAQQFVKDALQAKEKVMGIGHRVYKNGDPRARILRGMSDKLTKAAGMHHMYEMSTLIDDTMYKEKGLMPNVDFYSATVYFSMGIPTDLFTPIFAASRISGWCAHAFEQYANNRIYRPRGKWAGKEGLKWTPAAQR; translated from the coding sequence ATGGCTGAAGTAAATATCTACGAAGGCGCCTTGGATAAGGGTTTGGAAGGCGTTGTTGCGTGTACGACGAAAGTATCTTTTATCGTCGGTGATTCTTTAAATTTCCGTGGTTACACAATTGACGATCTAGCGGAAAACTCAACATTTGAGGAAGTTACTTACCTTCTTTGGAATGACAAAATGCCTAACGCGAAAGAGCTAGAAACTTTTTCCGCGACACTTCACAAAGAAATGGCATTGAGCCCAGAATTTATCAAAGTTCTTAAAGCAATCCCTACGAACGTTCACCCCATGGGTTGGTTGCGTACAGCTGTTTCATTGATGGCTCACTGGGATTCTGATGCTAATGACAACTCTCCTGAAGCGAACCTTCGTAAATCAGTTCGTTTGACAGCAAAAATGGGAACTTTGCTTTGTGCATTTGATGCTATTCGCAAAGGCCAAGAGCCTGTTCAACCGAAGACTGATAAATCTATCGCTTGGAACATGATGTACATGCTTGGTGGCGGCAAAGAGCCTAATGCTGAGCACGTAAAAGTCATGGACACGTGCTTGATCCTTCACGCGGACCACGAATTGAACTGCTCTGCATTTGCAACTCGTGTAACGGCTTCTTCATTGTCAGATCTTCACTCTGCGATCGTTTCTGCGATTGGTGCGTTGAAAGGACCTCTTCACGGTGGTGCCAACGAACAAGTGATCTTGATGCTTCAAAAAATCGGCACAATGGACAAAGCACAACAGTTTGTTAAAGACGCTTTGCAAGCCAAAGAAAAAGTCATGGGTATCGGTCACCGCGTTTATAAAAACGGCGACCCTCGTGCTCGTATCTTGCGTGGCATGTCTGACAAATTGACTAAAGCCGCTGGCATGCACCACATGTACGAAATGTCGACTTTGATTGACGACACTATGTACAAAGAAAAAGGTTTGATGCCAAACGTAGACTTCTATTCAGCAACTGTTTACTTCTCTATGGGTATCCCAACAGATCTATTCACTCCGATCTTTGCGGCTTCTCGTATTTCTGGCTGGTGTGCGCATGCGTTTGAACAATACGCAAACAACCGCATTTATCGTCCTCGTGGTAAATGGGCAGGTAAAGAAGGTCTTAAGTGGACTCCTGCAGCTCAAAGATAA
- a CDS encoding PP2C family protein-serine/threonine phosphatase has protein sequence MADETDYKERISELEHELAVKDAELHRYRLELSKANTALEKLITQISQELKFAQTLQKFLSPTELPNVQGFEFSTKFLPGTRSGGDYFDIFEHEDKLKFGILISSASGYSLSSLLLSVIIKISSQMEARRGLEAHKVVALLAKEIVPHILNEDKASVFYGVVDRRSYEMQYCSVGVIDGFLQVYGQDGLVELLPTGPSFSKDFNTEPQGRTVQLNPRDRLVIATEGLKNSQNSLGVNWGGHGLSEAIARAPKQGVHELRNEILYSNEKYTGKTDPVRDQTLIVTEVKDKVIKLAKT, from the coding sequence ATGGCAGACGAGACTGATTATAAAGAGCGTATTTCCGAACTCGAACATGAACTCGCGGTGAAAGATGCCGAGCTTCATCGTTATCGATTAGAACTTTCCAAAGCGAACACGGCTCTTGAAAAACTAATCACCCAGATTAGTCAGGAACTGAAGTTTGCGCAGACGCTGCAAAAGTTTCTTTCTCCAACTGAACTTCCCAATGTTCAAGGTTTTGAATTCAGCACAAAGTTTTTGCCGGGCACGCGATCTGGAGGCGATTACTTTGATATCTTTGAACATGAAGACAAATTAAAATTCGGAATTCTGATTTCCAGCGCCAGTGGCTATTCCCTGTCTTCGCTTTTGCTTTCGGTAATTATTAAAATCTCTTCGCAGATGGAAGCACGTCGTGGGCTTGAGGCTCACAAGGTCGTGGCTCTGCTAGCCAAAGAGATCGTCCCGCACATTCTGAACGAAGACAAAGCCAGTGTATTCTATGGCGTCGTCGACCGCCGCAGCTATGAAATGCAATACTGTTCTGTCGGAGTCATCGACGGCTTTTTGCAGGTCTATGGTCAAGATGGCCTTGTCGAGCTTTTGCCAACGGGGCCCAGCTTTTCCAAAGATTTTAACACGGAGCCTCAAGGTCGCACAGTGCAGCTCAACCCCCGCGATCGTCTGGTGATTGCCACTGAGGGTCTGAAGAATTCTCAGAACTCTTTGGGTGTGAACTGGGGTGGACACGGCCTCTCTGAGGCGATTGCCCGGGCGCCGAAGCAAGGCGTTCACGAACTGCGCAATGAGATCTTATATTCGAACGAAAAGTACACCGGTAAGACGGATCCCGTGCGAGACCAAACCTTGATTGTCACGGAAGTGAAAGACAAGGTTATTAAGCTCGCTAAAACTTAA